The following are encoded together in the Pectobacterium punjabense genome:
- a CDS encoding pyridoxal phosphate-dependent decarboxylase family protein, giving the protein MSELTLLADADERGRRYLAENAQRRVFPDADALAALARFDEALPQQGFSPESTLTLLDEVGSPATTASNGPNYFGFVIGAALPVAAAAERLMIAWDQCASTFDNSPVSATLERLASRWVLDVLNLPKESAVGFGTSATACTLSCLTAARRDLLAKQSWDFDNDGLIGAPEIKVVISELTHITVKKALRVLGFGLRHLHIAPVNAFGQIDVAQLPPLDDRTLLCLQAGEVNTGEFDDFAQIIPIAKAAGAWVHVDGAFGLWARASSHAALTEGIELADSWTTDAHKWLNTPYDCAMAICRRADALAEAMNADAVYSSAARDAQKNLTLEFSRRPRGIPVWAVLRTLGRDGVAEMIERHCRQATSIADGLRHAGFEIVNRVVLNQVLLRGETDSQTAAIREALQASGKAWFGGTVWQGRPALRISVSSWRTQDDNVQALIALLTEIKAQTQR; this is encoded by the coding sequence ATGAGCGAACTGACATTACTGGCTGATGCCGACGAGCGCGGCCGACGCTATCTGGCTGAGAATGCACAGCGTCGGGTTTTCCCCGATGCAGACGCTCTCGCCGCGCTGGCACGTTTTGATGAAGCGCTGCCGCAACAGGGCTTCTCGCCCGAAAGCACGCTGACGCTGCTGGACGAGGTCGGATCGCCAGCCACCACCGCCTCCAATGGCCCGAACTATTTCGGCTTTGTTATCGGTGCGGCATTGCCAGTCGCTGCCGCTGCCGAGCGATTAATGATCGCCTGGGATCAGTGCGCCTCCACCTTTGATAATTCACCAGTATCCGCCACGCTGGAACGCCTCGCCAGCCGCTGGGTGCTCGATGTTCTGAACTTACCAAAAGAAAGCGCCGTTGGGTTCGGCACCAGCGCCACCGCCTGCACGCTTTCCTGCCTCACCGCCGCACGCCGTGATCTACTGGCAAAACAGAGCTGGGATTTTGACAACGATGGACTGATCGGCGCACCTGAAATTAAGGTTGTGATTTCAGAACTGACGCACATTACCGTGAAAAAAGCGCTGCGCGTGCTCGGCTTTGGGCTACGCCATTTACACATCGCGCCCGTTAACGCATTTGGGCAAATCGATGTCGCTCAGCTCCCTCCGCTCGACGATCGCACCCTTCTTTGTTTACAGGCTGGCGAGGTAAACACGGGCGAGTTCGATGATTTTGCGCAGATCATTCCAATCGCTAAAGCAGCCGGTGCCTGGGTTCACGTTGATGGTGCATTCGGTCTCTGGGCCAGAGCGTCATCTCACGCAGCACTCACCGAGGGGATCGAACTGGCCGACAGCTGGACGACAGACGCGCATAAATGGCTGAACACGCCCTACGACTGTGCGATGGCAATTTGCCGCCGTGCGGACGCGTTAGCCGAGGCGATGAACGCAGATGCGGTTTACTCAAGTGCAGCACGCGATGCCCAGAAAAACCTAACGCTCGAATTTTCCCGTCGCCCGCGTGGGATTCCCGTCTGGGCGGTGCTGCGCACGTTAGGGCGTGACGGCGTAGCTGAGATGATCGAACGGCACTGCCGACAGGCAACGTCGATCGCCGACGGCCTGCGCCATGCGGGTTTTGAGATAGTAAACCGGGTGGTGCTCAATCAGGTTCTGTTACGTGGGGAAACCGACAGCCAAACGGCAGCAATACGGGAAGCGTTACAGGCGTCGGGCAAGGCATGGTTTGGCGGCACCGTCTGGCAAGGGCGTCCGGCATTACGCATCAGCGTATCATCCTGGCGCACACAGGACGACAACGTACAGGCGCTCATCGCGCTGCTGACGGAAATAAAAGCTCAGACCCAACGCTGA
- a CDS encoding helix-turn-helix domain-containing protein: MSIQVIRDKSGKPEYAVVPYELYQKLIENADDPALYESIPYDHSAEDDVSIPHEVVSIHIDQDVSLQAAWRIFRGFSQQEVATALGMTQAAVSQLESPDSRPQKRTREKLAKLYHCEPEQLIL, from the coding sequence ATGAGCATACAAGTCATTCGGGATAAAAGCGGTAAACCTGAATATGCTGTTGTTCCGTACGAGTTATATCAGAAACTTATTGAAAATGCTGACGACCCCGCCCTCTATGAGAGCATTCCCTACGATCATAGCGCAGAGGATGACGTCTCGATTCCTCATGAAGTGGTTAGCATCCACATTGATCAAGATGTCAGCTTACAGGCAGCCTGGAGAATTTTCAGAGGCTTTTCTCAGCAAGAAGTTGCAACCGCGCTCGGCATGACCCAAGCGGCCGTCTCTCAGCTTGAATCCCCAGACTCAAGGCCGCAGAAGCGCACCCGAGAAAAGCTGGCTAAGCTGTACCACTGCGAACCAGAACAGCTAATCCTGTAG
- the casA gene encoding type I-E CRISPR-associated protein Cse1/CasA: MYFSLIEEPWLPAVFADGRISHISPLQLSDDNIIDLAWPRADFQGAGYQWLIGLLQTAYAPADDDDWDEIWDDGLGPDFPQALAVLAPAMQFGVQKPAFMQDFATLDSAPTPISGLLIDAPGGNTLKLNKDHFIKRGTVNAVCPHCAAMALFTLQTNAPSGGQGHRTGMRGGGPITTLLMPEDARLPLWKKLWMNVLTQKVMPKGKLDATVFPWLAATPTSDGAHPPVTPENSHQLQAYWGMPRRIELDFTTLQTGECDLCGTESTVLLTQYRTKNYGIQYDSWRHPLTPYRHALKGDAPFLSVKGQPGGLAYRDWLGMMVAVEDKLNHTYPAAVVQHNAGKRALRNMGLWCFGYDMDNMKARCWYEHHVPLLFSPARFQSDTLALREYKDRLQLAVELARDSATLLRQMIKEAWFSRPKDAKGDFSAIDVAFWQETQPDFVRLCQSLEQGDTPATALNIWKKSLYRYLLNNYDARVFSNPDEHRDLAKAAETRKKLSVFFGKQKAAETIKQMQEAVDGEHG; this comes from the coding sequence ATGTATTTTTCATTGATTGAAGAACCTTGGCTGCCTGCCGTCTTTGCGGATGGTCGGATAAGTCACATTTCCCCGCTGCAACTCTCCGACGACAATATTATCGATCTCGCCTGGCCGCGTGCCGATTTTCAGGGGGCGGGCTATCAGTGGCTTATCGGTTTACTGCAAACCGCCTATGCGCCCGCCGATGATGATGACTGGGATGAGATTTGGGATGACGGTCTTGGCCCCGATTTCCCACAGGCATTAGCCGTGTTGGCACCCGCGATGCAATTTGGTGTGCAGAAGCCCGCGTTTATGCAGGATTTCGCCACGCTCGACAGCGCCCCGACACCGATTTCCGGCCTGTTGATTGATGCCCCCGGCGGCAATACGCTCAAGCTGAATAAAGATCATTTCATCAAGCGCGGCACGGTCAACGCGGTGTGTCCGCACTGTGCGGCAATGGCGCTATTCACGCTGCAAACCAATGCGCCATCTGGTGGGCAGGGGCATCGCACCGGAATGCGCGGCGGTGGGCCGATCACCACGCTGCTTATGCCGGAAGACGCCAGACTGCCGCTGTGGAAAAAGCTTTGGATGAACGTGCTGACGCAGAAGGTGATGCCCAAGGGCAAGCTCGACGCCACGGTGTTCCCGTGGTTAGCCGCCACGCCCACCAGCGATGGTGCTCACCCGCCCGTGACGCCGGAAAATTCGCATCAGCTACAGGCTTATTGGGGCATGCCGCGTCGTATCGAGCTGGATTTCACTACATTACAGACGGGGGAATGCGATCTGTGCGGCACGGAATCTACTGTGTTGCTCACGCAGTATCGCACCAAAAACTATGGCATCCAGTATGACAGTTGGCGGCATCCGCTTACCCCTTATCGTCATGCGCTGAAAGGCGATGCCCCTTTTCTGTCGGTGAAAGGGCAGCCGGGCGGGCTGGCGTATCGTGACTGGCTGGGGATGATGGTGGCGGTGGAAGATAAGCTCAACCACACCTATCCCGCCGCCGTTGTGCAGCACAATGCTGGCAAGCGGGCGCTGCGTAACATGGGGTTATGGTGTTTTGGTTACGACATGGACAACATGAAGGCGCGTTGTTGGTATGAACACCACGTTCCGCTGCTGTTCTCCCCGGCTCGCTTCCAGAGCGATACGCTTGCGTTGCGGGAATATAAAGATCGCTTACAACTGGCGGTGGAGCTGGCGCGGGACAGCGCCACGCTGCTGCGTCAAATGATTAAGGAAGCCTGGTTCTCGCGTCCAAAAGACGCAAAAGGGGATTTCAGCGCCATTGATGTCGCGTTCTGGCAGGAAACGCAGCCCGATTTTGTGCGGCTGTGCCAGTCGCTGGAGCAGGGTGATACACCCGCTACGGCACTGAATATCTGGAAAAAATCGCTCTATCGCTACCTGTTGAATAACTACGATGCCCGGGTGTTTAGCAACCCGGATGAACACCGCGATTTGGCCAAAGCGGCGGAAACGCGGAAAAAACTGAGCGTGTTTTTCGGTAAACAGAAAGCGGCAGAAACCATTAAACAAATGCAGGAGGCAGTGGATGGCGAACACGGCTGA
- a CDS encoding helix-turn-helix domain-containing protein gives MMYADAIKAANTLTSIVPFLGGSTSRKDYEDALKLTEYLIESEPDSPLIDMLTAKIDKYEEDAPEFADFNERIKALPAGIALLRILMDQHGLTQSDFEAEIGKKSLVSRILNGERTLTLDHMKALAKRFDIPVSAFID, from the coding sequence ATGATGTACGCAGACGCTATCAAGGCCGCTAACACGCTGACGAGTATCGTACCGTTCCTCGGAGGTAGCACCTCTCGTAAAGATTATGAGGACGCGCTGAAACTCACGGAATATTTGATCGAGAGTGAGCCTGATAGCCCGCTGATCGATATGCTGACGGCTAAAATTGATAAATATGAAGAGGATGCGCCAGAATTTGCAGACTTCAACGAGCGGATTAAAGCGCTCCCTGCGGGTATCGCTTTACTGCGCATACTTATGGATCAGCATGGGCTAACGCAAAGTGACTTTGAAGCTGAGATCGGTAAAAAGTCTCTGGTATCCCGCATTTTAAACGGTGAACGTACGTTAACGCTTGATCACATGAAAGCGCTTGCTAAACGATTCGATATTCCCGTGAGTGCTTTTATTGATTAG
- the cas2e gene encoding type I-E CRISPR-associated endoribonuclease Cas2e gives MSMLVVVTENVPPRLRGRLAVWLLEVRAGVYVGDTSQRVREMVWQQIIELAEQGNVVMAWATNTESGFEFQTWGENRRMPVDLDGLRLVSFSPIENQ, from the coding sequence ATGAGCATGCTGGTGGTGGTGACGGAAAATGTCCCGCCGCGCTTGCGCGGCAGGTTGGCGGTGTGGTTGCTGGAGGTTCGCGCGGGCGTGTATGTGGGGGATACCTCGCAGCGGGTGAGGGAGATGGTCTGGCAGCAGATTATCGAACTGGCAGAACAGGGCAACGTGGTAATGGCGTGGGCGACGAATACGGAGTCTGGTTTTGAGTTCCAAACCTGGGGTGAAAACCGTCGAATGCCGGTAGATCTGGACGGCCTGCGGTTAGTCTCTTTTTCACCTATTGAAAATCAATAA
- a CDS encoding type II toxin-antitoxin system HigB family toxin gives MVTQCGEERQCKVFPRTPFDTAIAQLLNPATALADLYRVIYATPDDMKKRFPSLDRIKFREKWWVIDIGGGHLRVMFFADFEREKIFIKHITTHAEYDRLIEYYRRNKE, from the coding sequence GTGGTGACGCAATGCGGTGAAGAGAGGCAATGTAAAGTGTTCCCCCGGACACCTTTTGACACTGCAATCGCCCAGCTCCTGAATCCGGCGACAGCACTGGCTGACTTATATCGGGTTATCTATGCAACGCCGGACGATATGAAAAAACGCTTCCCCAGCTTAGACAGGATAAAGTTCAGGGAAAAGTGGTGGGTGATTGATATCGGTGGTGGGCATCTTCGCGTGATGTTTTTTGCAGATTTTGAGCGAGAGAAGATCTTCATTAAACACATTACCACCCATGCAGAGTATGACAGGCTGATAGAGTATTACCGGAGGAATAAAGAATGA
- a CDS encoding type II toxin-antitoxin system RelE family toxin, with product MLKVSWSKRALKQLGTIDTRYRKRIKEKVGELSTFPDVNLDLKKLESSGKQYRLRVGDYRIIFELINDVPQVCEILEVKRRTTTTY from the coding sequence ATGCTTAAGGTTAGTTGGTCAAAACGGGCATTAAAACAACTCGGCACCATTGACACCAGATATCGAAAACGAATCAAAGAAAAAGTGGGTGAGCTGAGTACATTTCCAGATGTGAATCTAGATCTGAAAAAACTCGAATCGTCTGGTAAACAATATCGGCTACGGGTTGGGGATTACCGCATTATCTTTGAGCTAATCAACGATGTACCACAAGTGTGCGAGATTCTTGAAGTCAAGCGCAGGACAACGACGACATACTAA
- a CDS encoding type II toxin-antitoxin system PemK/MazF family toxin has translation MSATRIPQKGDIWHFSPDPVFGRELQGDHYGIVVTEGALNAALGVAICCPISTKAEAARSSGVTVVVTPVDTERGDLRGVVLCHQAQAIDLIARGATFETVAEDVLIQDVIIKLINLIDPQ, from the coding sequence ATGTCAGCAACACGTATTCCGCAAAAAGGTGACATTTGGCATTTTAGCCCTGACCCCGTTTTCGGTCGCGAGTTGCAAGGCGATCACTATGGGATTGTCGTCACCGAAGGTGCATTGAATGCAGCACTAGGCGTCGCCATTTGCTGCCCTATTTCAACCAAAGCAGAAGCAGCACGTTCTTCGGGCGTCACCGTCGTAGTCACGCCAGTGGATACAGAACGCGGGGATTTACGGGGTGTGGTGCTATGCCATCAGGCTCAGGCGATAGATCTTATTGCACGTGGAGCAACATTTGAAACCGTCGCGGAGGATGTCCTCATACAGGATGTGATTATTAAGTTAATCAACCTTATTGATCCGCAATAA
- the cas6e gene encoding type I-E CRISPR-associated protein Cas6/Cse3/CasE — MYFSRITLNLSALPHAMATKRLHAGGYASHQWLWQLFPDQPQRSFLFREEEQETKSLFYLLSEQAPQVDHNLFRVETKPYQPQWHDGMTLAFSLRANPVVTRDGKRSDVLMDARHQAKAAGLSGVALWQHQQQRARDWLVRQGENAGFTLSSCCVDGYQRHRLNKPSQSAAIVFSSVDYDGVLHITDAERFAASVRQGLGKSKALGCGLLLLKRA, encoded by the coding sequence ATGTATTTTTCCAGAATAACGCTGAACCTTAGTGCGTTACCGCATGCTATGGCGACAAAGCGGTTACATGCAGGGGGTTATGCCAGCCACCAATGGCTCTGGCAACTGTTTCCCGACCAGCCACAGCGCTCGTTCCTCTTTCGTGAAGAGGAACAAGAGACAAAAAGCCTATTTTATCTGCTCTCTGAACAGGCTCCGCAGGTTGACCATAATCTGTTTCGGGTAGAGACCAAACCGTACCAACCGCAGTGGCATGATGGTATGACGCTGGCGTTTTCGCTGCGTGCTAATCCGGTTGTCACGCGGGATGGCAAGCGTAGCGATGTGTTGATGGATGCGCGGCATCAGGCGAAAGCCGCGGGGCTTTCCGGTGTGGCATTGTGGCAGCACCAGCAACAGCGTGCTCGCGACTGGTTAGTGCGTCAGGGGGAAAACGCAGGCTTCACGCTGTCGTCGTGTTGTGTGGACGGTTATCAACGCCACCGCCTGAATAAACCCAGCCAGTCGGCAGCGATCGTGTTCAGCAGCGTGGATTATGATGGGGTGCTCCACATTACGGACGCCGAACGGTTTGCGGCATCTGTCCGGCAGGGGTTAGGAAAAAGCAAAGCACTGGGGTGCGGCCTGCTGCTATTGAAACGGGCGTAG
- the cas5e gene encoding type I-E CRISPR-associated protein Cas5/CasD has protein sequence MDNYLVFQIYAPLVSWGEAAVGEVRHTSTVPSRSALLGLLAAALGIRRDDRAALTEFNQHYSVAVRPLSDRETWLNDYHTVQMPKENRKVPRYTRRDELRSEAGQSLETMLTSREYRCDAYYHIAISVTPDAPYSLTALRDALLSPVFALYFGRKSCPPALPLAPHLFSGSLAEVWQQARLTPALNDLALQSIGSAEGLCYWEQENDTGLTPQYRVVRNDQPADRRRWQFTSRVQYVGSGKGDK, from the coding sequence ATGGATAACTATCTGGTCTTCCAGATCTATGCCCCGCTGGTGTCATGGGGAGAAGCGGCGGTCGGGGAAGTACGCCACACCTCAACGGTGCCTAGCCGTTCCGCCCTGTTGGGGTTACTGGCGGCGGCGCTAGGGATTCGGCGCGACGATCGGGCTGCGCTGACGGAGTTTAATCAGCATTACTCTGTGGCGGTGCGGCCGCTTTCCGATCGTGAAACCTGGCTGAATGACTACCACACAGTACAGATGCCGAAAGAAAACCGCAAAGTGCCACGCTATACCCGGCGTGATGAACTGCGGTCGGAGGCGGGGCAATCGCTCGAAACTATGCTGACCTCACGCGAATACCGCTGTGATGCCTATTACCACATTGCCATTAGCGTCACACCGGATGCGCCTTATTCGCTAACTGCGCTGCGTGATGCGCTGTTATCTCCCGTGTTCGCGCTCTATTTCGGACGTAAAAGCTGTCCGCCCGCTCTGCCGCTGGCACCACACCTGTTTTCAGGCTCGCTGGCCGAGGTGTGGCAGCAGGCAAGACTGACGCCTGCATTGAACGATCTCGCCTTGCAGTCGATCGGCAGTGCCGAAGGCCTGTGCTACTGGGAGCAGGAAAACGACACGGGATTAACACCGCAATACCGCGTCGTGCGCAACGATCAGCCTGCCGATCGACGGCGCTGGCAGTTCACTTCTCGCGTGCAATACGTCGGTAGTGGGAAGGGAGATAAATAA
- the casB gene encoding type I-E CRISPR-associated protein Cse2/CasB has translation MANTADFLVITKDDAKKINDWFDGLQNRHGTPGNGRARRADLRRAKQPPYGVLTCQGYHDLAGKLEARLEKEHHIVALTMFVSVAAHAEKNILKTSFAAQLGEKQGGDRPFLSPLRFERLQRAQTPEELHRQLFRAVQIRGEAGVNLPSLADGIFLWAEEWQARQENRALNLHPLRRNAVRWACEYAQASQDITSDEPDTTETSTTASDKE, from the coding sequence ATGGCGAACACGGCTGATTTTTTAGTTATCACCAAGGATGACGCGAAAAAGATTAATGATTGGTTCGATGGTCTACAAAACCGCCACGGCACCCCCGGTAATGGCCGTGCGCGGCGGGCAGATCTGCGCCGTGCCAAACAGCCTCCCTACGGCGTGCTGACCTGTCAGGGGTATCACGATCTGGCCGGGAAGCTGGAGGCGCGACTGGAAAAGGAACACCACATCGTGGCACTGACGATGTTTGTTTCTGTCGCGGCACATGCAGAGAAAAACATATTGAAGACCAGCTTCGCCGCCCAGCTAGGTGAAAAACAGGGCGGCGACCGTCCTTTTCTTTCCCCTTTGCGTTTTGAACGGCTCCAGCGGGCGCAAACGCCAGAAGAACTGCATCGCCAGCTTTTTCGCGCGGTACAAATACGCGGTGAGGCAGGCGTAAACCTTCCTTCGCTGGCGGACGGCATTTTCCTATGGGCAGAAGAGTGGCAGGCACGGCAGGAAAACCGTGCACTGAATCTTCATCCTTTGCGGCGCAATGCCGTGCGCTGGGCATGCGAATATGCGCAAGCGTCACAGGACATTACGTCCGATGAGCCAGATACCACAGAAACGTCAACGACAGCTTCAGACAAGGAATAA
- the cas1e gene encoding type I-E CRISPR-associated endonuclease Cas1e: MYVPLNPIPLKDRVSLIFLQYGQIDVIDGAFVLVDKTGVRTHIPVGSVACIMLEPGTRVSHAAVRLAATVGTLLVWVGEAGVRLYASGQPGGARSDKLLYQAKLALDEDLRLKVVRKMFELRFGEPAPSRRSVDQLRGIEGARVRQTYTLLAQQYGVKWNGRRYDPKDWERGDKVNQCISAATSCLYGITEAAVLAAGYAPAIGFVHSGKPLSFVYDIADIIKFEGVVAKAFEIAARNPAEPDREVRLACRDIFRSQKTLSKLIPLIEEVLSAGGITPPLPPDDAQPPAIPEPKPFGDSGHRGQG, translated from the coding sequence ATGTATGTTCCGCTCAACCCGATCCCCCTTAAGGATCGGGTCTCATTGATCTTTCTGCAATACGGGCAGATTGATGTTATCGACGGTGCGTTTGTTCTGGTGGATAAAACCGGTGTGCGTACGCATATTCCCGTTGGTTCGGTGGCCTGCATTATGTTGGAGCCGGGTACACGGGTTTCTCATGCTGCGGTGCGGCTGGCGGCAACGGTAGGCACACTGCTGGTGTGGGTCGGCGAAGCGGGCGTGCGGCTGTACGCGTCTGGTCAGCCCGGCGGCGCACGGTCAGACAAATTGCTCTATCAGGCTAAGCTGGCGCTGGATGAGGATCTGCGTCTTAAAGTGGTGCGCAAAATGTTTGAGCTCCGCTTTGGTGAACCTGCACCGAGCCGCCGTTCGGTCGATCAGCTTCGAGGGATTGAGGGGGCCCGCGTGCGTCAAACCTATACGCTGCTGGCACAGCAGTACGGTGTGAAATGGAATGGCCGCCGCTACGACCCGAAAGACTGGGAACGGGGCGATAAGGTTAACCAGTGCATTAGCGCGGCGACGTCCTGCCTGTACGGTATTACGGAAGCGGCGGTACTGGCCGCGGGTTACGCCCCTGCGATCGGATTTGTCCACAGCGGTAAACCGCTCTCTTTTGTCTATGACATTGCCGACATCATCAAATTCGAGGGTGTGGTGGCAAAAGCGTTTGAGATTGCAGCCCGTAACCCTGCCGAACCGGATCGTGAAGTGCGGCTTGCCTGCCGTGACATTTTCCGCAGCCAGAAAACGCTGAGCAAACTGATTCCCCTGATTGAAGAGGTGTTGTCTGCGGGTGGCATTACGCCGCCGCTACCGCCGGATGATGCGCAGCCGCCCGCGATCCCAGAACCGAAACCGTTTGGTGACAGCGGCCACCGAGGGCAGGGTTAA
- the cas7e gene encoding type I-E CRISPR-associated protein Cas7/Cse4/CasC: MTTFIQLHFLTAYPSSNLNRDDAGRPKTAIVGGIERLRVSSQSLKRAWRTSEVFEDALDGHIGTRSRRVGRDIYNALIASGMSEKLADEAALSIASQFGKLKDAKGSKDPLEKYDIEQLAHFSVQERALIDQLVVRLIAESRKPNSEELKLLRKDAASVDIALFGRMLASSPEFNIEAACQVAHALGVSAVTIEDDFFTAVDDLNTSADSGSAHMGEQSFASALFYHYVCINRDLLLENLNNDEDLVARTLRALTETALTVSPGGKQNSFASRALASYALAEKGTDQPRTLSVAFFKPIRHDNQVNDAIDLLCQQKAKFDRVYASGGRVPSYELNVEATNEGGSLQGLLDFISQ, translated from the coding sequence ATGACCACTTTTATCCAGCTTCACTTTTTAACCGCTTATCCCTCTTCCAACCTGAATCGTGATGACGCGGGTCGCCCAAAAACCGCAATCGTTGGCGGTATTGAACGTTTGCGAGTGTCCTCGCAAAGCCTGAAGCGTGCATGGCGCACCTCTGAGGTATTTGAAGACGCACTCGATGGACACATCGGCACCCGCAGCCGCCGGGTAGGGCGCGATATCTATAACGCGCTGATTGCCAGCGGTATGAGTGAAAAGTTGGCCGATGAGGCGGCGCTGAGTATCGCTAGCCAATTCGGTAAATTGAAAGATGCGAAGGGGAGTAAAGACCCGCTAGAGAAATACGATATCGAACAGCTTGCTCATTTCAGCGTGCAGGAGAGGGCGTTGATCGATCAACTGGTTGTTCGCCTGATTGCGGAATCACGTAAGCCAAATAGTGAAGAATTGAAATTGCTGCGCAAAGATGCCGCCAGCGTCGATATCGCGCTGTTTGGTCGTATGCTGGCCTCCAGCCCAGAATTCAATATTGAAGCGGCGTGTCAGGTCGCACACGCGCTGGGCGTGAGTGCTGTTACCATCGAAGATGACTTCTTCACGGCGGTGGATGACCTGAATACGTCAGCCGACAGCGGATCGGCACATATGGGCGAACAGAGCTTTGCTTCGGCGCTGTTCTACCACTATGTGTGCATTAACCGCGATCTGCTGCTGGAAAACCTGAACAACGATGAAGATCTGGTGGCACGAACCCTGCGTGCGCTGACCGAAACGGCATTAACCGTGTCGCCGGGCGGCAAGCAGAACAGCTTTGCCAGTCGAGCGCTGGCGAGCTATGCGCTGGCAGAAAAGGGAACCGATCAGCCGCGTACTTTGTCTGTCGCATTTTTCAAACCGATTCGTCATGACAATCAGGTCAATGATGCCATCGATCTGCTGTGCCAGCAAAAGGCCAAATTTGACCGAGTGTACGCCTCTGGGGGCCGTGTTCCTTCCTATGAGCTGAACGTGGAAGCGACCAATGAGGGCGGATCGCTGCAAGGATTACTGGATTTCATCAGCCAGTAG
- a CDS encoding AbrB/MazE/SpoVT family DNA-binding domain-containing protein — MMQIVKIRQQGGALIVTIPRDYGKELGWDIGTEIAVERSGEGISLQPTKRKPRGKFSVAELLTQIDSEEIAALNEDVKVFTDAVPTGKEYW; from the coding sequence ATGATGCAAATAGTAAAGATTCGTCAGCAAGGTGGAGCATTGATCGTCACTATCCCCCGAGACTACGGTAAAGAACTGGGGTGGGATATAGGGACAGAAATCGCGGTAGAACGCAGTGGTGAAGGGATCAGTTTACAACCGACCAAAAGAAAACCACGTGGTAAATTCAGCGTTGCAGAGCTACTCACTCAAATCGATAGTGAAGAGATTGCAGCACTCAATGAAGACGTGAAAGTCTTCACCGATGCCGTACCAACAGGCAAGGAATATTGGTAA